Proteins encoded in a region of the Acidobacteriota bacterium genome:
- a CDS encoding rod shape-determining protein: MLKISSLKKLVTDSMAIDLGTASTIIAVKDRGVVLDEPSLVAINELTEEIVAFGQEAADMSGREGRDIVVRAPLIGGVVADFERTKKMLAHFVRKGKSGGSNLAIQAVMSMVSDVTHVEQRALLNAAGEAGIGKVFMMEEGLAAAFGVGVLPSDKRASAIIDYGAGSTNIAIVAKGSVVTSTSERHGSFEINEAIATHLRRHRGIQVGDETTEMLKTSFVTTFLPEDISKTIDVRGRDVQTGSPAAVEVTIGELYPVVEGVVRRIAQLIKDTLTELRPEVAADIYDRGVIMTGGGSLLDGLDQYLRSYINLPVTVADEPRYATVKGLVKMFEDQELLERVKANEMNVLRDAEIPFEA, from the coding sequence ATGCTCAAGATCTCGTCACTCAAAAAGCTCGTGACCGATTCGATGGCTATCGACCTCGGAACGGCAAGCACGATCATCGCCGTCAAGGATCGCGGTGTCGTGCTCGATGAGCCGTCGCTTGTTGCGATAAACGAGTTGACCGAAGAGATCGTCGCCTTTGGCCAGGAGGCCGCAGATATGTCCGGCCGCGAAGGTCGCGATATTGTGGTCCGGGCTCCGCTCATCGGCGGCGTTGTCGCGGACTTTGAACGCACCAAAAAAATGCTCGCCCATTTTGTCCGAAAGGGAAAATCGGGCGGCTCAAATCTTGCCATTCAGGCGGTAATGAGCATGGTCTCCGACGTTACCCACGTCGAACAGCGGGCGCTTCTTAATGCCGCCGGCGAGGCGGGCATCGGCAAGGTCTTTATGATGGAAGAGGGCCTTGCAGCGGCATTTGGCGTTGGCGTTCTGCCGAGCGATAAACGTGCCTCGGCGATCATCGACTACGGGGCCGGCTCGACCAATATCGCGATCGTCGCAAAAGGCTCGGTCGTCACCTCGACCAGCGAACGCCACGGCAGCTTTGAGATAAATGAAGCCATCGCCACGCACCTTCGCCGCCACCGCGGCATACAGGTCGGCGACGAAACGACCGAGATGCTCAAGACCTCGTTCGTTACGACGTTTCTTCCCGAAGACATCTCCAAGACCATTGACGTTCGCGGCCGTGATGTGCAGACCGGAAGCCCGGCGGCCGTTGAGGTGACGATCGGCGAGCTTTACCCGGTGGTCGAAGGCGTCGTCCGTCGCATCGCACAACTCATCAAAGACACGCTTACCGAGCTCCGGCCCGAGGTCGCGGCAGACATCTACGACCGCGGCGTGATCATGACCGGCGGCGGCTCGCTGCTCGATGGGCTCGACCAGTATCTCCGCTCCTATATCAACCTGCCCGTAACGGTCGCCGATGAACCGCGGTACGCGACCGTCAAAGGCCTCGTCAAGATGTTCGAAGACCAAGAACTCCTCGAGCGCGTCAAGGCCAACGAGATGAACGTCCTCCGCGACGCCGAGATCCCGTTCGAAGCGTGA
- the trmD gene encoding tRNA (guanosine(37)-N1)-methyltransferase TrmD → MKIDVLTIFPEFFGQVFDFGIIRRAKLAGIVEINVHDIREFAADKHRMTDDRPFGGGDGMVMKPEPIFLAIEHLVGTSDRHDYPAATRVVMLSPQGRPLKQAVVNEFADEAEHIVMICGRYEGVDERVNETLVTDEISIGDYVLSGGEPAAIVLTDAIVRLLPEALGSETSAENDSFSNGLLDCPHYTRPAEFRGMKVPEVLLSGDHAEIEKWRREMAMQKTKKVRPDLLEGENG, encoded by the coding sequence GTGAAGATTGATGTTCTTACAATTTTCCCTGAGTTTTTCGGACAGGTCTTTGATTTTGGAATAATTCGCCGGGCAAAGCTCGCAGGGATCGTTGAGATAAACGTCCACGATATTCGCGAATTTGCGGCCGATAAGCACCGGATGACCGACGACAGGCCCTTTGGCGGCGGAGACGGGATGGTGATGAAGCCGGAGCCGATCTTCTTGGCCATTGAACATTTGGTCGGAACTTCGGATCGGCACGATTATCCTGCAGCAACACGCGTCGTGATGCTCTCCCCGCAAGGGCGGCCTTTGAAGCAGGCGGTGGTGAATGAATTCGCTGATGAGGCCGAGCACATCGTGATGATCTGCGGCCGGTACGAAGGGGTCGATGAACGAGTGAACGAGACTCTCGTGACCGACGAGATATCGATCGGCGATTATGTGCTCTCGGGCGGTGAACCGGCGGCCATTGTGCTGACCGATGCGATCGTCAGGCTGCTTCCTGAAGCACTTGGAAGCGAGACCTCGGCAGAGAACGATTCGTTCTCAAACGGGCTGCTTGATTGCCCGCACTACACGCGGCCGGCGGAGTTTAGGGGAATGAAGGTCCCGGAAGTTTTATTAAGCGGCGACCACGCCGAGATAGAAAAATGGCGTCGCGAAATGGCGATGCAAAAGACGAAGAAAGTTCGTCCCGATCTTTTAGAAGGAGAAAATGGTTAA
- a CDS encoding beta-lactamase family protein, with protein sequence MRSLFSKLLIVAGLVSAFAAMAVGQAESAAVRRAKEIAGILSSGDRAAVRRYVQENFAEAMLKRPMEQHLGFFSRVHDQTRGLKLIKVQDEKPAEATYIVQSELTGLYEALWVSVEENAPHKVTGIGLRPPSGAPAIKAPANEAELASRLDAAVKKLAAADAFSGTVLIAKNGEAVYKAAFGEANKDFSVPNRIDTKFNLGSMNKMFTGVAIAQLVEKGKLSYDDPLSKFIPDFPNAEAAKKITIKHLLTHTSGLGGYFSPRFWDKSRANLRTVDDMMALAREDEKDVSFEPGSRWQYSNTGMLVLGKVIEVASGQSYFDYVRENIYKPAGMMNSDTYELDRINKNLAIGYQKQFTDEGVTWSNNIFSHVMRGGPQGGGYSTVEDLLRFDKALRSGKLVSAETFRLLTTPKPEVNSPRYGYGFFAVVDGGPTGHSGGFEGISSDLRMHLASGWTVIVMSNYGGSSGPVWRLAEDLIVAMEKVK encoded by the coding sequence ATGAGGTCATTATTTTCTAAGTTATTGATAGTTGCCGGGCTCGTCTCGGCATTTGCAGCAATGGCGGTCGGGCAGGCGGAGTCAGCCGCAGTCCGCAGGGCTAAGGAGATCGCAGGCATTTTAAGTTCGGGCGACCGGGCCGCGGTCCGCCGCTACGTTCAGGAAAACTTTGCCGAAGCGATGCTAAAGCGGCCGATGGAACAGCATCTCGGCTTTTTCTCACGGGTACATGACCAAACCCGCGGGCTGAAGCTGATCAAGGTCCAGGATGAAAAGCCGGCGGAGGCGACGTACATCGTTCAGTCCGAACTGACGGGGCTCTACGAGGCTCTGTGGGTCTCGGTCGAAGAGAATGCCCCGCATAAGGTGACCGGCATTGGGCTTCGGCCTCCATCGGGTGCCCCGGCCATTAAGGCTCCGGCGAATGAGGCCGAGCTCGCGTCGCGGCTTGACGCTGCAGTAAAGAAGCTCGCCGCGGCGGATGCGTTCTCCGGAACGGTGCTGATCGCAAAGAACGGCGAGGCCGTGTATAAGGCCGCTTTCGGTGAGGCGAACAAGGACTTTTCGGTGCCGAACCGGATCGACACCAAGTTCAATCTGGGCTCGATGAACAAGATGTTCACGGGCGTCGCAATCGCACAGCTCGTCGAGAAAGGGAAACTGAGCTACGACGACCCGCTTTCAAAATTCATTCCCGATTTCCCGAACGCGGAGGCGGCGAAGAAGATCACCATCAAGCATCTTTTGACACATACCTCGGGCCTCGGCGGATACTTTTCGCCGCGGTTTTGGGACAAGTCGCGGGCAAATCTGCGTACGGTCGATGACATGATGGCCCTTGCCCGCGAGGACGAAAAGGACGTAAGTTTTGAGCCCGGCAGCCGCTGGCAGTACAGCAACACCGGAATGCTTGTGCTCGGAAAGGTGATCGAAGTTGCGAGCGGACAAAGCTATTTCGACTATGTTCGCGAGAACATTTACAAACCGGCGGGAATGATGAACTCAGATACGTACGAGCTCGACCGCATCAACAAGAACCTCGCCATCGGCTACCAGAAGCAGTTCACCGATGAAGGCGTTACGTGGAGCAACAATATCTTTTCACACGTAATGCGCGGCGGGCCGCAGGGCGGCGGCTACTCGACCGTTGAGGATCTGCTCCGGTTCGATAAGGCTCTGAGAAGCGGGAAGCTGGTTTCGGCGGAGACGTTTCGGCTTTTGACCACTCCGAAGCCTGAGGTCAACTCGCCGCGTTACGGGTACGGATTCTTTGCCGTCGTGGACGGCGGCCCGACCGGACACAGCGGCGGCTTTGAAGGGATCAGTTCCGACCTGCGGATGCACCTTGCGAGCGGTTGGACGGTGATCGTGATGTCGAATTACGGCGGAAGTTCGGGGCCGGTCTGGCGGCTTGCCGAGGACCTGATCGTGGCGATGGAAAAGGTGAAATGA
- a CDS encoding glycosyltransferase family 9 protein: MIFALAFSFITYRMSIDWQKVDRVLVIRLRSIGDTVLATPSLDALRRHLPKAQIDILLEDWVAPLLEGFDAIDNVIAVGRTGLERMRTARRLRRTRYDVVFNLHGGTTSTFFTRATGARNRIGYANYQYAKFYTELLTSSADFWQRTPTHSAEQQLALLGFAGIPVSDRPPSRLPIAAAAVESIEQRLANSALRIPRSEFVLLHPSTAFFTKQWPTENFARLAEHLAEKGIAAVAVTSKNESDVLRDLIDAAAVPITGFDDLSLPEISALASRAKLFVGNDSGIAHIAAAVGTPTAVIFGSSNRDHWRPWGPTPNELVFEEFACQPCPGYRCEAFGEPRCILSIPPERVIAACERLLGE; encoded by the coding sequence ATGATATTTGCTTTGGCGTTCTCATTTATCACTTACCGAATGAGCATTGACTGGCAGAAAGTAGATCGCGTTCTCGTCATCCGGCTTCGCTCGATCGGCGATACGGTGCTCGCAACGCCCTCGCTTGATGCGCTCCGCCGTCACTTGCCCAAGGCGCAGATCGACATTCTTCTCGAAGATTGGGTCGCGCCGCTGCTCGAGGGTTTTGACGCTATCGATAACGTCATCGCCGTCGGCCGCACGGGTCTTGAGCGGATGCGGACCGCCCGTCGGCTTCGAAGAACGAGATACGACGTCGTCTTCAATCTCCACGGTGGAACAACCTCGACCTTTTTCACTCGGGCGACCGGTGCCCGGAACCGCATCGGCTACGCGAACTATCAATACGCAAAGTTTTACACCGAACTGCTAACTTCCTCGGCGGACTTTTGGCAACGAACGCCAACACATTCCGCCGAGCAGCAGCTCGCATTGCTCGGTTTTGCCGGCATCCCGGTCTCGGACAGGCCGCCGAGCCGCTTGCCGATAGCCGCCGCAGCTGTTGAATCGATCGAGCAACGTCTTGCGAATTCGGCACTCCGAATTCCGCGTTCCGAATTTGTTCTTCTCCATCCCTCGACTGCTTTCTTCACAAAGCAATGGCCGACGGAAAACTTCGCCCGACTGGCAGAGCATCTTGCTGAAAAGGGAATCGCGGCGGTCGCGGTGACCTCGAAGAATGAATCGGACGTGCTCAGAGATCTGATCGACGCCGCTGCAGTTCCGATCACCGGGTTTGACGACCTAAGTCTGCCGGAGATCTCGGCACTCGCCTCGCGGGCGAAGCTCTTCGTCGGAAACGACAGCGGCATCGCCCACATCGCGGCGGCGGTCGGAACGCCGACGGCCGTCATATTTGGCTCTTCCAACCGCGACCACTGGCGCCCCTGGGGCCCGACACCGAACGAGCTCGTCTTTGAGGAATTTGCTTGCCAACCTTGTCCCGGCTACCGCTGCGAGGCCTTCGGCGAACCGCGATGCATACTCTCGATCCCGCCTGAGCGTGTGATCGCGGCCTGTGAGCGTTTGCTTGGCGAATGA
- the rimM gene encoding ribosome maturation factor RimM: protein MSDLVTIAKVARPHGIRGEVTADILTDFPERFAELESVIAKLADASRAELKIEKFRFHQHRVMLKFAGIDTVEDAEQLRNAEICIDEADAVELEPDEYFDWELEGCRGSTLAGLELGTVAEVMRTGGTEILVIRGGEKEFLVPFAEAICVEVDIENKRIVVDPPEGLLEF from the coding sequence ATGAGCGATCTGGTCACGATAGCAAAGGTCGCCCGGCCGCATGGCATCCGCGGCGAAGTGACGGCCGACATCCTGACGGATTTCCCCGAGCGGTTCGCGGAGCTTGAAAGCGTTATCGCAAAGCTCGCAGATGCGAGCCGAGCGGAGCTAAAGATCGAGAAGTTCCGTTTTCACCAGCACCGGGTGATGCTGAAATTTGCGGGCATCGATACGGTCGAGGACGCCGAGCAGCTTCGCAACGCTGAGATCTGCATTGATGAGGCAGATGCGGTCGAGCTTGAGCCGGACGAATACTTTGACTGGGAACTCGAGGGCTGCCGCGGTTCGACGCTCGCGGGTCTGGAGCTCGGCACGGTTGCGGAGGTGATGCGGACGGGCGGGACAGAGATCTTGGTCATCCGCGGCGGCGAGAAAGAGTTTCTCGTGCCATTCGCCGAGGCGATCTGCGTTGAGGTCGATATTGAGAATAAGAGGATCGTCGTTGATCCGCCGGAAGGCTTATTGGAGTTTTAG
- a CDS encoding ribonuclease HII: protein MFRKVAFQTATAYNARVDGFKLQAERFEWQIGFDFEDLAREEGYRMIAGVDEVGRGCLAGPVVAAACILDLAKPVPAGLNDSKKLTKKRREAIAAELRESAVAFAIGAVEADEIDRINILEATKKAMTLAVEALEPAADYLLIDALQLRTVRLPQKALIKGDSVSYSIAAASVIAKTYRDNLMKELDLEFPQYGFGGHKGYGAASHFAAIREHGPCPYHRLSFKGVA, encoded by the coding sequence ATGTTCCGCAAGGTCGCGTTTCAAACCGCGACTGCCTATAATGCACGTGTGGATGGATTCAAGCTTCAGGCCGAGCGGTTCGAGTGGCAGATCGGTTTTGATTTTGAGGACCTGGCTCGCGAGGAGGGCTATCGGATGATCGCCGGGGTTGACGAAGTCGGCCGCGGATGTCTCGCCGGTCCGGTCGTTGCGGCGGCGTGCATTCTTGACCTTGCGAAGCCGGTTCCCGCCGGGCTTAACGATTCAAAAAAACTGACCAAGAAGCGCCGCGAGGCGATCGCTGCGGAGCTTCGCGAGAGTGCCGTCGCCTTTGCCATCGGAGCGGTCGAGGCAGACGAGATCGACCGGATCAACATACTCGAGGCGACCAAAAAGGCGATGACGCTGGCGGTCGAGGCACTCGAGCCGGCCGCCGACTATCTGTTAATAGATGCCTTGCAGCTTCGCACCGTCCGCCTTCCGCAGAAGGCGCTGATCAAGGGCGACTCCGTCTCCTATTCGATCGCGGCGGCGTCCGTAATCGCAAAGACCTACCGCGACAATTTGATGAAAGAGCTTGACCTCGAATTCCCGCAATACGGCTTCGGTGGCCATAAGGGCTACGGCGCCGCCTCGCATTTTGCCGCAATTCGCGAGCACGGCCCGTGTCCTTACCACCGACTGTCATTCAAAGGTGTGGCCTAA
- the rpsP gene encoding 30S ribosomal protein S16: MLAISLMRMGAKGKPFYRVVVKEKRSKRDGAYIENLGTYNPMLNPAVVSLKHDRIQYWIGVGAQPTETVASLIKHNPAETVETV; this comes from the coding sequence ATGTTAGCAATTAGTTTGATGAGAATGGGCGCGAAGGGCAAGCCGTTTTATCGCGTTGTGGTCAAGGAAAAGCGTTCAAAGCGGGACGGTGCATACATCGAAAACCTCGGCACCTATAACCCGATGTTGAACCCGGCCGTGGTCAGCCTCAAGCACGACCGCATCCAGTATTGGATCGGAGTCGGAGCACAGCCGACCGAAACGGTCGCGAGCCTGATCAAGCACAACCCCGCGGAAACAGTCGAGACAGTCTAG
- a CDS encoding SPFH domain-containing protein, whose product MNQFIEVIEWLDESRDTLLYRFPVYQQEIKNGAQLIVRESQAAVFVFEGQVADVFTPGRYTVEGGNTPILSKLGAWKYGFNSPIKAEVYFVNTKQFTDMKWGTSNPIMLRDSDFGIVRLRAFGAYSLRVADPAGFIREIAGTNGHFQTEDIDGQLKRAIVSEFSDAIGEMKIPALDLAAQYKEIGEAIRAKINEDFNSWGLEVTKFYVENISLPPEVEAAMDKRASMGALGNVQTYAQFQAADAMRDAAQNEGGGAGLGAGLGAGFAVGGHMANAFTANQPGGPGGGGTSAAGVACPSCGKQNAAGAKFCADCGGKMEVAQVPCVKCGANLREGAKFCSECGSSQEKAKCTGCQAELAAGAKFCPECGTKTPEAA is encoded by the coding sequence ATGAATCAGTTCATCGAGGTCATCGAATGGCTTGATGAATCAAGGGATACGCTGCTCTACCGATTTCCGGTTTATCAGCAGGAGATCAAGAACGGAGCCCAGCTTATCGTCCGCGAATCGCAAGCGGCCGTTTTTGTTTTCGAAGGCCAGGTGGCGGACGTCTTCACACCCGGCCGATACACGGTAGAAGGCGGCAATACGCCGATCCTTTCGAAGCTCGGCGCTTGGAAATATGGCTTCAATTCGCCGATCAAGGCCGAGGTATATTTTGTCAACACGAAGCAGTTCACGGATATGAAATGGGGCACCTCGAACCCGATAATGCTCCGCGACTCTGACTTCGGCATTGTCCGGCTACGTGCGTTTGGCGCTTACAGCCTGCGGGTTGCGGATCCGGCCGGCTTTATTCGCGAGATCGCCGGAACGAACGGCCATTTCCAGACCGAGGACATCGACGGGCAGCTAAAGCGGGCGATCGTTTCGGAGTTTTCAGACGCCATCGGCGAGATGAAGATTCCGGCGCTCGACCTTGCGGCGCAGTATAAAGAGATCGGCGAGGCCATCCGGGCGAAGATCAACGAAGATTTCAATTCTTGGGGGCTTGAGGTCACCAAGTTTTACGTCGAGAACATCTCGCTTCCGCCCGAGGTCGAAGCGGCGATGGACAAGCGTGCCTCGATGGGTGCACTTGGCAACGTTCAGACCTACGCTCAATTTCAGGCGGCGGACGCAATGCGCGATGCGGCCCAGAATGAAGGCGGCGGTGCGGGACTCGGTGCCGGACTCGGCGCCGGATTTGCCGTCGGCGGCCATATGGCAAACGCGTTCACTGCAAATCAACCCGGCGGTCCGGGCGGCGGCGGAACTTCGGCGGCCGGAGTTGCCTGCCCGAGCTGCGGAAAGCAGAACGCGGCGGGTGCCAAGTTTTGTGCCGATTGCGGCGGCAAGATGGAGGTAGCTCAGGTGCCCTGCGTCAAGTGCGGTGCTAATCTCCGTGAGGGTGCGAAGTTCTGTTCGGAGTGCGGCTCCTCGCAAGAGAAAGCGAAGTGCACCGGCTGCCAGGCCGAGCTCGCTGCGGGTGCTAAGTTCTGCCCCGAGTGCGGCACCAAAACACCAGAGGCCGCATAG
- a CDS encoding magnesium transporter has translation MSHLQEPVRRYALTDFPRLDESITVEGALRLIRLEGLGERIIYFYVVDADNHLRGILSTRVLLTSMPSVRLGDIMSTDIVSVPAAATVLEACEMFLEYKFLAFPVVDEDGRMLGVVDAGLFTKETLSIAERHHVDDVFQMIGFGIQQIKGKSAFGIFRFRFPWLLATMASGTLCALLTGFYEATLAEAIVLAFFITLVLALGESVSIQSMTVALQNLHFGTPDLKGYFRWLRRESSATLLLGLACGTAVGSIAWAWRGEPLAALVIGLSVLISVFAAGIIGMSIPTLLHAIHEDSKIAAGPITLATTDVLTLVFYFNIATLIL, from the coding sequence GTGAGCCACCTGCAGGAGCCGGTCCGCCGTTACGCACTGACGGATTTTCCGCGGCTGGATGAATCGATCACTGTTGAAGGAGCGCTACGGCTGATCAGGCTCGAGGGGCTTGGCGAGCGGATCATCTATTTTTACGTGGTCGATGCCGATAACCATCTCCGCGGCATTCTCTCTACACGTGTGTTGCTCACCTCGATGCCATCGGTCCGGCTCGGCGATATTATGAGCACGGACATCGTTTCCGTGCCGGCCGCGGCCACGGTGCTTGAGGCGTGCGAGATGTTTTTGGAGTACAAGTTTTTGGCGTTTCCGGTGGTTGACGAAGATGGGCGGATGCTCGGCGTCGTTGATGCCGGGCTTTTTACAAAGGAAACGCTCAGTATCGCCGAGAGGCACCACGTTGATGACGTGTTTCAGATGATCGGCTTCGGCATTCAGCAGATCAAGGGAAAGTCGGCCTTTGGGATCTTTCGATTCCGCTTCCCGTGGCTGCTCGCGACGATGGCGAGCGGGACGCTCTGCGCGTTGCTGACCGGGTTTTACGAGGCGACGCTCGCTGAGGCGATCGTGCTCGCATTTTTCATCACTCTTGTGCTTGCACTTGGTGAGAGCGTGAGCATTCAATCGATGACGGTGGCATTGCAGAATTTGCACTTCGGGACACCGGACCTAAAGGGATATTTCCGCTGGCTGCGGCGTGAGAGCTCGGCGACGCTCCTGCTCGGGCTTGCCTGCGGAACGGCGGTCGGCTCGATCGCATGGGCCTGGCGGGGCGAACCGCTGGCGGCGCTCGTAATTGGCCTTAGCGTGCTCATCTCGGTCTTCGCCGCCGGCATCATCGGCATGAGCATCCCGACGCTGCTCCACGCCATTCATGAAGATTCAAAGATCGCCGCTGGCCCAATAACGCTCGCAACTACCGATGTGCTCACTCTGGTCTTCTATTTCAACATAGCGACGTTGATCTTATGA
- a CDS encoding KH domain-containing protein, whose protein sequence is MKEAVEKIVKALVGNADAVEVEETPGKTVRLAVRVAPDDYGRVIGREGRTIKAIRSLLFIAGQKHGKRYQLDLLED, encoded by the coding sequence ATGAAAGAAGCTGTTGAAAAGATCGTGAAAGCATTGGTCGGCAACGCCGATGCGGTCGAGGTCGAAGAGACCCCGGGCAAGACCGTACGGCTCGCAGTGCGGGTCGCGCCTGATGATTATGGGCGCGTGATCGGCCGCGAAGGCCGCACGATCAAGGCCATCCGCAGCCTGCTTTTCATCGCCGGCCAGAAGCACGGCAAGCGCTATCAGCTTGACCTGCTCGAAGATTGA
- the rplS gene encoding 50S ribosomal protein L19 encodes MNRLDAIEQTQLRDNIPAFQSGDTVKVHVRIKEGNKERIQIFEGVVIARKHGGARETVTVRKVSFGVGVERIFPLHATVVDHIDVVRRGRVRRAKLYYLRELRGKAARIKEKDTRNKAKAAK; translated from the coding sequence ATGAACAGACTAGACGCTATAGAACAAACGCAGCTCCGGGACAACATCCCGGCCTTTCAGTCCGGCGACACCGTAAAGGTGCACGTCCGCATCAAGGAAGGCAACAAAGAGCGTATCCAGATCTTTGAGGGCGTTGTAATTGCCCGCAAGCACGGCGGTGCCCGCGAGACCGTTACGGTCCGTAAGGTCAGCTTCGGCGTCGGGGTCGAGCGTATCTTCCCGCTCCACGCGACGGTCGTCGATCACATCGACGTCGTCCGCCGCGGCCGCGTCCGTCGGGCAAAACTCTACTATCTGCGTGAACTCCGCGGCAAGGCCGCCCGTATCAAAGAAAAGGATACGCGGAACAAAGCCAAGGCCGCTAAGTAG
- a CDS encoding Trm112 family protein: protein MPISPELLEILRCPKCKAEVKINQEETKITCQNPECRLVYPVRDEIPVMLVDEATVGE from the coding sequence ATGCCAATAAGCCCAGAACTGCTAGAGATTCTCCGCTGCCCAAAGTGCAAGGCGGAGGTGAAGATCAACCAAGAGGAAACCAAGATCACCTGCCAGAATCCGGAGTGCCGGCTGGTCTATCCGGTGCGGGATGAGATACCGGTGATGCTGGTTGACGAGGCAACAGTTGGGGAATGA
- the ffh gene encoding signal recognition particle protein, which yields MFESLSDKLKKTLRDLRGLGKLTPEHVDAALREIRMALLEADVNYKVAKDFVESVRAKAEGQEVWQGLNPHEQVVKIVYDELVGLMGGTSSRLVFTKQIPNVVMIVGLQGSGKTTSTGKISKWLAANQERKPLLVSVDVYRPAAREQLRVVGGAVGVPVYENKETSDPMTLVRGAMKHAQDVGFDTLMIDTAGRLHIDDELMSELEQIKAETKPIEVLFVADAMTGQDAVNSAQTFHERVGITGVVLTKMDGDARGGAALSIRQVIGQPVKFVGVGEKYDAIEPFYPDRIAQRILGMGDVLTLIEEVQGKIDEDEAQAQLLKMSRNQFTLEDFRSQLRQFKQLGSMSKLMKMLPEQMTGGLSLSEEQSAEVDQQMRRTEAIIDSMTKAERNDHRIIDASRKTRIAGGSGSSIAEVNQLLRQYDQMRKMMAQMNKGGLFGGLGKKMLGGLSGGLGGMLGSGGMGGLGGLGGMLGSGMDDDGPETPARSVKKKKRHKKRK from the coding sequence ATGTTCGAGTCGCTGTCCGACAAACTCAAGAAAACGCTGCGCGATCTTCGCGGGCTCGGTAAACTTACGCCCGAGCACGTGGACGCGGCCCTTCGCGAGATACGGATGGCCCTGCTCGAGGCCGATGTAAACTACAAGGTTGCTAAGGATTTTGTCGAATCTGTTAGGGCCAAAGCCGAGGGGCAAGAGGTCTGGCAGGGGCTCAACCCGCACGAGCAGGTCGTCAAGATAGTTTACGACGAACTGGTCGGCTTGATGGGCGGAACCTCGTCGCGGCTCGTTTTTACCAAGCAGATCCCGAATGTCGTTATGATCGTCGGGCTGCAGGGCTCGGGTAAGACGACCTCGACCGGCAAGATCTCAAAGTGGCTCGCGGCCAATCAGGAGCGGAAGCCGCTTCTCGTTTCGGTGGACGTTTATCGCCCGGCCGCCCGCGAGCAACTCCGCGTTGTCGGCGGTGCCGTCGGCGTTCCGGTTTACGAGAACAAAGAGACGTCAGACCCGATGACGCTCGTCCGCGGAGCGATGAAGCACGCGCAGGACGTTGGGTTTGACACGCTGATGATCGATACGGCCGGCCGTCTGCACATCGATGATGAGCTGATGTCCGAGCTTGAGCAGATCAAGGCCGAGACCAAGCCGATCGAGGTGCTCTTCGTCGCGGATGCGATGACCGGCCAGGACGCCGTAAATTCGGCGCAGACCTTTCACGAGCGGGTCGGCATTACGGGCGTCGTCCTCACCAAAATGGATGGCGATGCCCGCGGCGGTGCGGCACTTTCGATCCGCCAGGTCATTGGCCAGCCGGTAAAATTTGTTGGTGTCGGCGAAAAATACGACGCCATCGAGCCCTTCTATCCCGACCGCATCGCACAGCGGATTCTCGGGATGGGTGACGTCCTGACTCTCATCGAAGAGGTCCAGGGCAAGATAGACGAAGACGAAGCTCAGGCCCAGCTCCTGAAGATGTCGCGGAACCAGTTTACGCTGGAGGACTTCCGCTCGCAGCTCAGGCAATTCAAGCAGCTCGGCTCGATGTCAAAGCTGATGAAGATGCTCCCGGAGCAGATGACCGGCGGGCTTTCGCTTTCAGAAGAGCAATCGGCCGAGGTCGATCAGCAAATGCGGCGGACCGAGGCGATCATCGATTCGATGACAAAGGCCGAACGCAACGACCATCGCATCATCGACGCCAGCCGAAAAACGCGCATCGCGGGCGGCTCAGGCTCATCGATCGCCGAGGTCAATCAATTGCTCCGGCAGTATGATCAGATGCGGAAGATGATGGCCCAGATGAATAAGGGCGGACTCTTTGGCGGGTTAGGAAAGAAGATGCTCGGCGGGCTTTCGGGGGGCTTGGGCGGAATGCTCGGCTCGGGCGGCATGGGCGGACTTGGCGGTTTGGGCGGAATGCTCGGCTCCGGAATGGATGACGACGGGCCGGAAACGCCGGCACGTTCGGTAAAGAAGAAGAAGAGACATAAGAAGAGGAAGTAG